A window of Tautonia plasticadhaerens contains these coding sequences:
- a CDS encoding neutral/alkaline non-lysosomal ceramidase N-terminal domain-containing protein codes for MSPIALLAPILSLLFPSHRPGPPEGPEVLVGVARVDVTPEGPIRLTGYGNRATESDGVTHPLWAKALAIGGDEGEGPAVLITVDNLGISDAITSEIADRLADATGLPRDRLAICASHTHSAPALTDVAPFIFAEAPPQDQQARIDRYTARLTDQLAEVARAALEARRPGHLSWAVGSVGFAANRRVLRDGTWSGFGVSPDAPVDHSLPVLRVADPDGTTRAVLASYACHCTTLSGDFNAICGDWAGFAQEDIERDHPGAVALIAIGCGADANPEPRGELSQAKAHGRSLARAVSSVLKRPMTPISGVTRAGLARVDLPFADLPSRADWEVKAGLEDQEGRRARSMLALLDRGDAIPTALEGYPVQVWAFGDDLAMVFLAGEVVVDYAVHLRRVADPARLWINAYSNDAPCYIASDRLLGEGGYEVDSSMIYYGQPTRFAPGVEGRVVDAVLELIPAAFRAEPGGER; via the coding sequence ATGAGCCCCATCGCCTTGCTCGCCCCGATCCTCTCCCTGCTGTTCCCGAGCCACCGTCCCGGGCCCCCCGAAGGGCCCGAGGTCCTCGTCGGCGTGGCCCGGGTCGACGTGACGCCCGAGGGGCCGATCCGCCTGACCGGCTACGGGAACCGAGCGACCGAGTCGGACGGCGTCACGCATCCGCTCTGGGCCAAGGCCCTCGCGATCGGCGGCGACGAGGGGGAGGGCCCGGCCGTCCTGATCACCGTCGACAACCTCGGCATCTCCGACGCGATCACCTCCGAGATCGCCGATCGCCTGGCGGACGCCACCGGGCTCCCCCGGGATCGGCTGGCGATCTGCGCCTCGCACACGCATTCGGCCCCGGCCCTGACCGACGTCGCCCCGTTCATCTTCGCCGAGGCCCCGCCCCAAGACCAGCAGGCCCGCATCGACCGCTACACCGCCCGCCTGACCGACCAGCTCGCCGAGGTCGCCCGGGCCGCCCTGGAAGCCCGGCGGCCGGGGCACCTGAGCTGGGCCGTCGGCTCGGTCGGCTTCGCCGCCAACCGCCGCGTGCTCAGGGACGGCACCTGGTCCGGCTTCGGCGTCTCGCCCGACGCCCCGGTCGACCACTCCCTCCCCGTCCTCCGGGTTGCCGACCCCGACGGCACCACCCGGGCCGTGCTCGCATCCTACGCCTGCCACTGCACCACCCTAAGCGGCGACTTCAACGCCATCTGCGGCGACTGGGCCGGGTTCGCCCAGGAGGACATCGAGCGCGACCACCCCGGCGCCGTCGCCCTCATCGCCATCGGCTGCGGCGCCGACGCCAACCCCGAGCCCCGCGGCGAACTGTCCCAGGCCAAGGCCCACGGCCGATCCCTCGCCCGGGCCGTCTCCTCGGTCCTGAAGCGACCCATGACGCCGATCAGCGGGGTTACGCGGGCCGGGCTGGCCCGGGTCGACCTCCCCTTCGCCGACCTCCCCTCCCGCGCCGACTGGGAGGTGAAGGCCGGGTTGGAGGACCAGGAAGGCCGACGCGCCCGGTCCATGCTCGCCCTCCTCGACCGGGGTGACGCGATCCCGACCGCCCTGGAGGGCTACCCCGTGCAGGTCTGGGCTTTCGGCGACGACCTGGCGATGGTCTTCCTGGCCGGCGAGGTCGTGGTCGACTACGCCGTGCACCTCCGCCGCGTCGCCGACCCGGCCCGCCTCTGGATCAACGCCTACAGCAATGATGCCCCCTGCTACATCGCTTCCGACCGCCTGCTCGGCGAGGGCGGCTACGAGGTCGACAGCTCGATGATCTACTACGGCCAGCCCACCCGGTTCGCCCCCGGCGTGGAGGGCCGGGTGGTCGACGCCGTCCTCGAGCTGATACCCGCCGCCTTCCGGGCCGAGCCCGGGGGAGAACGCTGA
- a CDS encoding DUF4185 domain-containing protein yields the protein MSHAALIPSLLFLIAPAPPAVQRGEPFAVEVVDAETGRGVPMVELRTVHNLRYDTDSAGLAAIDAPELMGQEVYFHVSSHGYEYPADGFGYRGVRLRVEPGGAARLELPRVNVAERLYRVTGGGIYADTVRLGREAPIEEPLMAGKVFGQDSVFTVPYRGKLWWFWGDTSRPAYPLGNFHMSGATSGLPSEGGLDPGIGIDLDYFVDENGFSREMARMPGDGPTWLSGFVVLPDAEGSDRLYAGYAKIKPPLETYERGLCVFDDEAGRFERVDAFPGLDTLHPDGHAFRVGDEPWVYFATPYPLVRVPADPGAMADPSRYQAFTCLESDGDGPRVERDAGGRPVYRWRDGATALGPKRQAELIEAGTLGEGEGLLNLRDIETGEPVFAHAGTVNRNEHRGRWVMITTQLFGSSSLGEVWYAEADSPLGPWAFARKVVTHDDYSFYNPKHHHLFDADGGRRIYFEGTYTHTFSGTRTPTPRYDYNQIMYRLDLDDPRLNLPVAVYRMGDARLRPGPDGRPAEQSIAFFALDREAEGTVPIAERLVGDQGMIRIGGPDDPEPIFHALPADLADPPPGTAPLFEYRHDSGHVHYATEGDEPGEGYRRVGGPICRVWRRPGPERQPLFP from the coding sequence ATGAGCCACGCGGCCCTGATTCCCTCGCTGCTGTTCCTGATCGCCCCCGCCCCGCCCGCGGTCCAGCGGGGCGAGCCGTTCGCCGTGGAGGTGGTGGACGCGGAGACCGGGCGGGGCGTCCCGATGGTCGAGCTGAGGACGGTCCACAACCTGCGATACGACACCGACAGCGCCGGGCTCGCGGCGATCGATGCGCCGGAGCTGATGGGGCAGGAGGTCTATTTCCACGTCTCAAGCCACGGATACGAATACCCGGCCGACGGCTTCGGCTACCGGGGAGTGCGGCTGAGGGTCGAGCCGGGGGGGGCGGCGAGGCTGGAATTGCCGAGGGTCAACGTCGCCGAACGGCTCTACCGGGTCACCGGGGGCGGGATCTACGCCGACACCGTCCGGCTCGGCCGCGAGGCGCCGATCGAGGAACCGCTGATGGCGGGCAAGGTGTTCGGCCAGGATAGCGTCTTCACCGTCCCGTATCGCGGCAAGCTCTGGTGGTTCTGGGGGGACACCAGCCGACCGGCCTACCCGCTGGGGAATTTCCACATGTCGGGGGCGACCTCGGGGCTGCCCTCGGAGGGGGGCCTCGACCCGGGCATCGGGATCGACCTGGACTACTTCGTCGATGAAAACGGATTCTCCCGGGAGATGGCCCGGATGCCCGGCGACGGGCCGACCTGGCTGTCCGGGTTCGTGGTCCTGCCCGACGCCGAGGGGAGCGATCGGCTCTACGCCGGCTATGCGAAGATCAAGCCGCCGCTGGAGACGTACGAACGCGGGCTCTGCGTGTTCGACGACGAGGCCGGGCGGTTCGAGCGGGTCGACGCCTTCCCGGGGCTCGACACGCTGCACCCGGACGGGCATGCCTTCCGGGTCGGCGACGAGCCGTGGGTCTACTTCGCCACGCCCTATCCGCTCGTCCGGGTCCCGGCCGACCCCGGCGCGATGGCCGACCCGTCGCGCTATCAGGCCTTCACATGCCTCGAATCGGATGGGGATGGCCCTCGGGTCGAGCGGGACGCCGGGGGGAGGCCCGTCTACCGATGGCGGGACGGGGCGACGGCCCTCGGCCCGAAACGGCAGGCGGAACTGATCGAGGCCGGCACGCTGGGGGAGGGGGAGGGCTTGCTCAACCTCCGCGATATCGAGACGGGCGAGCCTGTCTTCGCCCATGCCGGCACGGTGAACCGGAACGAGCACCGGGGCCGATGGGTGATGATCACCACGCAGCTCTTTGGCAGCTCGTCCCTGGGTGAAGTCTGGTACGCCGAGGCCGACTCGCCGCTCGGCCCTTGGGCCTTCGCCCGCAAGGTCGTCACGCACGACGACTACAGCTTCTACAACCCGAAACACCACCACCTGTTCGACGCCGACGGCGGCCGCCGGATCTACTTCGAGGGGACGTATACGCACACGTTCTCCGGGACACGGACGCCGACGCCGCGCTACGACTACAACCAGATCATGTACCGCCTCGACCTGGACGATCCCCGGCTGAACCTGCCGGTCGCCGTCTACCGGATGGGCGACGCGAGGCTGCGTCCGGGGCCGGACGGGAGGCCCGCCGAGCAGTCGATCGCCTTCTTCGCCCTCGATCGGGAGGCCGAGGGCACGGTGCCGATCGCCGAGCGACTGGTGGGCGACCAGGGCATGATCCGGATCGGCGGGCCGGACGACCCCGAGCCAATCTTCCACGCCCTCCCGGCCGATCTCGCCGACCCTCCCCCCGGCACCGCGCCGCTCTTCGAGTACCGGCACGACTCGGGTCACGTCCATTACGCGACCGAGGGCGACGAGCCGGGGGAGGGCTATCGGCGCGTCGGCGGGCCGATCTGCCGGGTCTGGCGGCGGCCGGGGCCGGAGCGGCAGCCGCTGTTCCCGTGA
- a CDS encoding nitrilase-related carbon-nitrogen hydrolase gives MSVIRAAVVQAAPPAFDRDGAIDLLRSLAIEASANGASLVVFPEAFVPAYPRGLDFGARVGWRTPEGRDWYRRYWEASVDVPGPACSAIGGAAKAASVHLAVGVVERDGGTLYCAVLFFGPGGELLGKHRKLMPTAAERLVWGFGDGSTLPVIDTPLGRIGAAICWENYMPLLRMHLYAQGIQLYIAPTADARESWTATMRHIALEGRCFVLSCNQFARRSDYPDDYPIEGDLAPDAVLCGGGSCIVDPLGRVLAGPDFDGPCILAADLDLSLIPRAKYDFDAVGHYARPDVFRLLVDTRPKPVACEAELGTFDPPPPAGGPLAGSQGREGEGGNEG, from the coding sequence ATGTCGGTGATCCGGGCCGCCGTGGTGCAGGCCGCCCCCCCGGCGTTCGACCGGGACGGTGCCATCGACCTCCTCCGGTCGCTGGCGATCGAGGCGTCCGCCAACGGGGCGAGTCTTGTCGTCTTCCCCGAGGCGTTCGTCCCGGCCTACCCCCGAGGGCTGGACTTCGGCGCCCGGGTCGGCTGGCGGACCCCCGAGGGGAGGGACTGGTATCGACGCTACTGGGAGGCGTCGGTCGACGTGCCCGGCCCGGCCTGCTCGGCGATCGGCGGGGCGGCGAAGGCGGCCTCGGTCCACCTCGCCGTCGGCGTGGTCGAGCGCGACGGCGGCACGCTCTACTGCGCCGTCCTGTTCTTCGGGCCGGGCGGCGAGTTGCTCGGCAAGCACCGCAAGCTCATGCCCACGGCGGCCGAGCGGTTGGTCTGGGGCTTCGGGGACGGCTCGACCCTGCCGGTGATCGACACCCCGCTCGGCCGGATCGGGGCGGCGATCTGCTGGGAGAACTACATGCCCCTCTTGCGTATGCACCTCTATGCGCAAGGCATCCAGCTCTACATCGCCCCCACCGCCGACGCGAGGGAGTCCTGGACGGCCACCATGCGGCACATCGCCCTGGAGGGGCGCTGCTTCGTCCTCTCGTGCAACCAGTTCGCCCGGCGGTCGGACTATCCGGACGACTACCCGATCGAGGGGGACCTCGCCCCCGACGCCGTCCTCTGCGGGGGGGGCTCGTGCATCGTCGACCCGCTGGGCCGGGTCCTGGCCGGGCCGGACTTCGACGGCCCGTGCATCCTCGCCGCCGACCTCGACCTGTCGCTCATCCCCCGGGCCAAGTACGACTTCGACGCCGTCGGCCACTATGCCCGGCCCGACGTGTTCCGCCTGCTCGTCGACACCCGGCCCAAGCCGGTGGCCTGCGAGGCCGAGCTGGGGACCTTCGATCCGCCGCCCCCGGCAGGAGGGCCCCTCGCGGGGTCGCAGGGTCGCGAGGGTGAGGGGGGCAACGAAGGCTGA
- a CDS encoding fatty acid desaturase family protein yields the protein MGTDADTNPGLEADLSWDQARRALLALSRPDDRTNLACIGRDYALLALLLAGGATAVSAWSAGRVGGPGFVAIALLVASGVAVVQHRISGLAHEASHFVLFRNRLANELAGDLLLMFPLVAITQRYRAAHWGHHRHVNDPERDSDLIRLNHPEPHRFPIPKLGFWRRYVLRALWPPAVIGYLIGRAKAANLGPPADSGVPSAAYRTSVARRMRGAYWLAVLAAVHLAGAWPVFFLFWVLPLLTFYPMLMQLREVAHHANAPDAGDLTNSRVFRVHPLLRFCVFPYGQDFHLTHHLFMSIPHHRLPEAHATLGRWAPYRDRVVVCQGYFFRRRGTGGPSLLDLLSSPVSGPLAEGGAVDADWRPIRAEAA from the coding sequence ATGGGTACCGACGCCGACACCAATCCCGGTCTTGAGGCCGACCTGTCATGGGACCAGGCCCGGCGGGCGTTGCTGGCCCTCTCCCGGCCGGACGACCGGACCAACCTGGCCTGCATCGGCCGGGATTACGCCCTGCTCGCCCTGCTGCTGGCGGGGGGGGCGACGGCGGTCTCGGCGTGGTCGGCCGGGAGGGTCGGGGGGCCGGGCTTCGTGGCGATCGCGCTCCTCGTGGCGTCCGGGGTGGCGGTGGTGCAGCACCGGATCTCGGGGTTGGCGCACGAGGCGAGCCACTTCGTCCTGTTCCGAAACCGGCTGGCGAACGAGCTGGCCGGCGACCTGCTGCTGATGTTCCCCCTCGTGGCGATCACCCAGCGCTACCGGGCCGCCCACTGGGGCCATCACCGGCACGTCAACGACCCGGAACGTGACTCGGACCTGATCCGCCTGAATCACCCGGAGCCGCACCGGTTCCCGATCCCGAAGCTGGGGTTCTGGCGGCGGTACGTCCTGCGGGCGCTTTGGCCTCCGGCCGTGATCGGCTACCTGATCGGCCGGGCGAAGGCGGCGAACCTGGGGCCCCCGGCGGATTCGGGTGTGCCTTCGGCGGCCTACCGGACGTCGGTGGCGAGGCGGATGCGGGGGGCATACTGGCTGGCGGTCCTGGCGGCGGTGCACCTGGCCGGCGCCTGGCCGGTGTTCTTCCTCTTCTGGGTGCTCCCCCTCCTGACCTTCTATCCGATGCTGATGCAACTCCGAGAGGTCGCCCACCACGCCAACGCCCCCGATGCCGGCGACCTGACGAACTCACGGGTCTTCCGGGTCCACCCGCTCCTTCGGTTCTGCGTCTTCCCCTACGGACAGGATTTCCACCTGACGCATCACCTGTTCATGAGCATTCCTCATCATCGGTTGCCCGAGGCCCACGCGACCCTCGGCCGGTGGGCGCCCTACCGGGATCGGGTGGTGGTCTGCCAGGGTTACTTCTTCCGGAGGAGGGGGACGGGCGGGCCTTCGCTGCTCGACCTGCTCTCCTCGCCCGTGTCGGGCCCCTTGGCCGAGGGGGGGGCGGTCGACGCCGACTGGCGGCCGATCAGGGCGGAGGCCGCCTGA
- a CDS encoding ceramide glucosyltransferase codes for MIDLSGGSLLLIGAASVAVFTTVVPAVALLLMTRRGRRRHLADYTPAVSIYKPLKGLDEGLEENLRSFFRLDYPEYQLLFCVADPLDPAIEVVRRLLAEFPGRDAELIVGCSAFGLNPKVESLAMMDRFRRHDVILISDSNVRVRPEYLRETACYLGEPGVGLVTNIFTGVGERTFGAALENLQLNGFVAGNVAWGNAMGLTCVVGKSMLLPVRVLEAIGGFASVRNLLAEDQAIGLRVRRAGYSIRLSHHVIENVNSDRGLRWFLNRHSRWFKIRRQMAGPLFAIEPLANLSTVGLAWAFSDDSGVAWGGLLALIGLGVFRDAAQSKLLRGETPGWKALALSPIKDLFLMPIWFDALINPRVIWRGNRLIIGRFTRLRVARVPRQVHQRVRNIRRLRSRGPHGPMPRGS; via the coding sequence ATGATAGACCTGAGCGGCGGTAGCCTGTTGCTGATCGGGGCGGCGAGCGTGGCCGTGTTCACGACGGTCGTCCCGGCGGTCGCCCTGCTGCTGATGACCCGACGGGGGCGCCGTCGGCACCTGGCCGATTACACGCCGGCGGTCTCGATCTACAAGCCGCTCAAGGGGCTGGACGAGGGCCTGGAGGAGAACCTGCGCAGCTTCTTCCGGCTGGATTACCCCGAATACCAGCTGCTCTTCTGCGTGGCCGACCCCCTGGACCCGGCGATCGAGGTCGTCCGCCGCCTGCTCGCCGAGTTCCCCGGGCGGGACGCCGAGCTGATCGTCGGCTGCTCCGCCTTCGGCCTGAACCCGAAGGTCGAGAGCCTGGCGATGATGGACCGCTTCCGCAGGCACGACGTCATCCTGATCAGCGACTCCAACGTCCGCGTGAGGCCGGAGTACCTCCGGGAGACGGCCTGCTACCTCGGCGAGCCGGGGGTCGGGCTGGTGACGAACATCTTCACCGGGGTCGGCGAGCGGACCTTCGGCGCGGCGTTGGAGAACCTGCAGCTCAACGGGTTCGTGGCCGGCAACGTGGCCTGGGGCAACGCGATGGGGCTGACCTGCGTGGTCGGCAAGTCGATGCTGCTGCCGGTGCGGGTGCTGGAGGCGATCGGCGGGTTCGCCTCGGTGCGGAACCTGCTGGCCGAGGACCAGGCGATCGGCCTGAGGGTCCGGCGGGCCGGCTACTCGATCCGCCTGAGCCACCACGTGATCGAGAACGTCAACAGCGACCGGGGCCTCCGCTGGTTCCTGAACCGCCACTCGCGCTGGTTCAAGATCCGCCGGCAGATGGCCGGGCCGCTCTTCGCGATCGAGCCGCTGGCCAACCTCTCGACGGTGGGCCTGGCCTGGGCGTTCTCGGACGATTCGGGGGTCGCCTGGGGCGGCCTGCTGGCGTTGATCGGCCTGGGGGTGTTCCGGGACGCGGCGCAGTCGAAGCTGCTGAGGGGGGAGACCCCCGGCTGGAAGGCCCTGGCCCTGAGCCCGATCAAGGACCTGTTCCTGATGCCGATCTGGTTCGACGCCCTGATCAACCCCCGGGTCATCTGGCGGGGCAACCGGTTGATCATCGGCCGGTTCACCCGCCTGAGGGTGGCGAGGGTGCCCAGGCAGGTCCACCAGCGGGTCCGCAACATCCGCCGCCTCCGCTCCCGGGGCCCCCACGGCCCGATGCCCCGGGGCTCCTGA
- a CDS encoding SulP family inorganic anion transporter, whose protein sequence is MSLESKDGPGPNGSAEGRMRLDLGVQARYLLGEWRMMARPSNLLPDFLAAIAVALVALPLSLAIANASGVAPEVGLVTAIVGGIAVALFGGCRLQVSGPAAAMTFLVYEIIAVWNRFGEEEGLGPNYGLTMIVAATLLAGIFQVLTGYFRIGRIMQFIPRPVVAGFLSGIGITILCTQLPKVLGYDVTHDEEGGAIGLLFETFRQIERTEWRSVLVGLTAAGLMVGLPKVSRKLPTPLIAVAAATLLPIAFGWGPERVALLGELPRSFPRPTIPSIPWEHWNELMLAALTIYVLASIESLLSASVVGAMSRDSKVDNDQELVGQGFGNVASAVFAGIPVTGVIARSATNIQSGARTRASAILHAGMILVMMLTLAETVGRIPIAALAGVLVAVATRMVEIRLLGTLWHGNRAEAAVYLVTVGAIVMTDLIVGVPVGLIAAVFYVIYEMSKIELQPMPVAGLGAGDGPGDPETSGRCPQVMLLRVGGPMFFASGFHLRSMVSRLDGYRCVILDLAEVSMIDFTAAEILEESIEDLQAQGTAVLFARPTPEVRRRLESFTQGELKHLRECEILPDLPEALRRAGERLRGEHLCDRCRGEGRCRVIEQSSRRMGRDTPGAGVPGPAPEAALSGREGVPDSD, encoded by the coding sequence ATGTCTCTGGAATCGAAGGACGGACCCGGTCCCAACGGGTCGGCCGAGGGCCGGATGCGGCTCGACCTCGGTGTGCAGGCGAGATACCTGCTGGGCGAGTGGCGGATGATGGCCCGCCCCTCGAACCTGCTCCCCGACTTCCTGGCCGCCATCGCGGTCGCCCTGGTGGCCTTGCCGCTGTCGCTGGCGATCGCCAACGCCTCGGGGGTGGCGCCGGAGGTCGGCCTGGTGACCGCGATCGTCGGCGGCATCGCGGTGGCGCTGTTCGGCGGCTGTCGGCTGCAGGTCTCCGGGCCGGCGGCGGCGATGACGTTCCTGGTCTACGAGATCATCGCCGTCTGGAACCGGTTCGGCGAGGAGGAGGGCCTGGGCCCGAACTACGGTCTGACGATGATCGTGGCGGCGACCCTGCTGGCTGGCATCTTCCAGGTGCTGACCGGGTACTTCCGGATCGGACGGATCATGCAGTTCATCCCCCGCCCGGTGGTGGCGGGCTTCCTCTCGGGGATCGGGATCACCATCCTCTGCACTCAATTGCCGAAGGTGCTCGGTTATGACGTGACCCACGACGAGGAGGGGGGCGCCATCGGCTTGCTGTTCGAGACCTTCCGTCAAATCGAGCGGACGGAATGGCGCTCGGTCCTGGTCGGCCTGACGGCGGCGGGCCTGATGGTCGGGCTGCCGAAGGTGTCCCGGAAGCTGCCGACCCCCCTGATCGCGGTGGCGGCGGCCACGCTGCTGCCGATCGCCTTCGGCTGGGGGCCGGAGCGGGTCGCCCTGCTCGGCGAGCTTCCCCGGTCGTTCCCGAGGCCGACGATCCCGTCGATCCCCTGGGAGCACTGGAATGAGCTGATGCTGGCGGCCCTGACAATCTACGTGCTGGCCTCGATCGAGAGCCTGCTGTCGGCCTCGGTCGTGGGGGCGATGTCGCGGGACTCGAAGGTCGACAACGACCAGGAGCTGGTCGGCCAGGGGTTCGGCAACGTGGCGTCGGCCGTCTTCGCCGGGATCCCGGTGACGGGGGTGATCGCCCGGTCGGCGACGAACATCCAGTCGGGGGCCCGGACCCGGGCCTCGGCGATCCTCCACGCCGGGATGATCCTGGTGATGATGCTCACCCTGGCGGAGACGGTCGGGCGGATCCCGATCGCCGCCCTGGCCGGGGTGCTGGTGGCGGTGGCGACGAGGATGGTCGAGATCCGGCTCCTCGGCACGCTCTGGCACGGCAACCGGGCCGAGGCGGCGGTCTACCTCGTGACGGTCGGGGCGATCGTGATGACCGACCTGATCGTCGGCGTGCCGGTCGGGCTGATCGCGGCGGTCTTCTACGTGATCTACGAGATGTCGAAGATCGAGCTGCAGCCGATGCCGGTCGCCGGCCTGGGGGCGGGGGACGGGCCGGGGGACCCCGAGACCTCCGGCCGGTGCCCGCAGGTCATGCTGCTCCGGGTCGGCGGGCCGATGTTCTTCGCCTCCGGCTTCCACCTCAGGAGCATGGTCTCCCGCCTCGACGGTTACCGCTGCGTGATCCTGGACCTGGCCGAGGTCTCGATGATCGACTTCACCGCGGCGGAAATCCTGGAGGAGTCGATCGAGGACCTCCAGGCGCAGGGGACGGCGGTCCTGTTCGCCCGGCCGACGCCGGAGGTCCGCCGACGCCTGGAGAGCTTCACCCAGGGGGAGCTGAAACACCTCCGGGAGTGCGAGATCCTCCCCGACCTGCCCGAGGCGCTCCGGCGGGCCGGGGAGCGGCTCCGGGGTGAGCACCTCTGCGACCGCTGCCGGGGGGAGGGCCGCTGCCGGGTGATCGAGCAGTCGAGCCGGCGGATGGGCCGGGACACGCCGGGGGCCGGCGTGCCGGGCCCGGCCCCCGAGGCCGCGCTGAGCGGCCGGGAGGGGGTCCCGGACTCGGACTGA
- a CDS encoding ribosome-binding factor A → MDPRRVFAPGAGRPAPRNDRKTMQLCSQVQRTVEQVILGDLDDDVLRNLCVLAVEPAPDESRLLVTVGPFASNVEIDPLQVMQHLGAASAHIRTEVAAAITRRKTPTLVYQVARPGPPPVAPAGASPP, encoded by the coding sequence GTGGACCCCCGTCGCGTCTTCGCCCCCGGGGCCGGCCGCCCGGCGCCGAGGAACGACCGCAAGACGATGCAGCTCTGCTCGCAGGTCCAGCGGACCGTCGAGCAGGTGATCCTCGGCGACCTGGACGACGACGTGCTGCGGAACCTCTGCGTCCTGGCGGTCGAGCCGGCGCCGGACGAGTCGAGGCTGCTGGTGACGGTCGGGCCTTTCGCCTCGAACGTGGAGATCGACCCGCTGCAGGTCATGCAGCACCTCGGGGCGGCCTCCGCGCACATCCGGACGGAGGTGGCCGCGGCGATCACCCGCCGCAAGACGCCGACCCTGGTCTACCAGGTCGCCCGCCCCGGCCCTCCCCCCGTGGCGCCGGCGGGGGCCTCGCCGCCCTGA
- a CDS encoding ATP-dependent DNA ligase, whose protein sequence is MNAFADLFAALDETTGTNAKVEALVRYFAEADPADASWAVYFLVGRKPRQAVPSKKLREWAAAEAGIPDWLLGECYDAVGDSAEAIALLLPEAERSSDRPLAEWVEGLLLTLRDRDEEDQRRLLLDAWAEMDRTQRFVWNKLISGQFRVGVSAQLVTRALAKAGGLEPGAVAHRLMGNWTPSADFYRALIHPDSADADLSRPYPFCLAHPIDEAGDMPQALGDPVGWQAEWKWDGIRCQLIRRGGETFLWTRGEELVTERYPELAGLGPMLPEGTAIDGEILVYRDDEVRPFAQLQRRIGRKTVGKKLLAEVPVALFAFDLLEDGGEDLRSRPLRDRRARLADLVAATNVPGRLILSPTVQGASWADLAEHRASSRDNLAEGLMLKRLDSIYQVGRVRGDWWKWKIAPITVDAVLTAAQRGSGKRASLYTDYTFSVWDESGNLVPFAKAYSGLTDEEIRRVDAWIRRHMVEKFGPVRTVTPELVFELAFEGIQRSTRHKSGVAVRFPRILRWRSDKTPEEADRLEAIRAMLPGGAGG, encoded by the coding sequence ATGAACGCCTTCGCCGACCTGTTCGCCGCGCTGGATGAGACGACCGGGACCAACGCCAAGGTCGAGGCCCTGGTCCGGTATTTCGCCGAGGCCGACCCGGCCGACGCGAGCTGGGCGGTCTACTTCCTGGTCGGCCGGAAGCCGAGGCAGGCGGTCCCGTCGAAGAAGCTGAGGGAGTGGGCGGCGGCCGAGGCGGGGATCCCGGACTGGCTGCTCGGCGAGTGCTACGACGCGGTCGGCGACTCGGCCGAGGCGATCGCCCTGCTGCTGCCGGAGGCGGAGCGGTCGAGCGACCGGCCACTGGCGGAGTGGGTCGAGGGGCTCTTGCTGACGCTCCGGGACCGGGACGAGGAGGACCAGCGTCGCCTCCTGCTCGACGCCTGGGCCGAGATGGACCGCACCCAGCGGTTCGTCTGGAACAAGCTGATCAGCGGGCAGTTCCGGGTCGGCGTCTCGGCCCAGCTGGTGACCCGGGCTCTGGCGAAGGCCGGCGGCCTGGAGCCGGGGGCGGTGGCGCATCGCCTGATGGGGAACTGGACCCCGTCGGCCGACTTCTACCGGGCGTTGATCCATCCCGACTCCGCCGACGCGGACCTCAGCCGGCCGTACCCATTCTGCCTGGCCCACCCCATCGACGAGGCGGGGGACATGCCCCAGGCGCTGGGGGATCCGGTCGGCTGGCAGGCCGAGTGGAAGTGGGACGGCATCCGCTGCCAGCTCATCCGGAGGGGGGGCGAGACATTCCTCTGGACCCGGGGCGAGGAGCTAGTCACCGAACGCTACCCCGAGCTGGCCGGGCTCGGGCCGATGCTGCCGGAGGGGACCGCGATCGACGGCGAGATCCTGGTCTACCGGGACGACGAGGTGCGGCCGTTCGCCCAGCTCCAGCGGAGGATCGGCCGGAAGACGGTGGGCAAGAAGCTCTTGGCCGAAGTCCCCGTCGCCCTCTTCGCCTTCGACCTGCTGGAAGACGGCGGGGAGGACCTCCGATCCCGGCCGCTCCGGGACCGGAGGGCGAGGCTGGCGGACCTGGTGGCGGCCACGAACGTGCCCGGCCGGCTGATCCTCTCGCCGACGGTGCAGGGGGCCTCCTGGGCCGACCTGGCCGAGCATCGGGCGTCCAGCCGGGACAACCTGGCGGAGGGGCTGATGCTCAAGCGGCTGGACTCGATCTATCAGGTCGGCCGGGTCCGGGGAGATTGGTGGAAGTGGAAGATCGCCCCGATCACGGTGGATGCCGTGCTCACCGCCGCCCAGCGGGGCAGCGGCAAGCGGGCGAGCCTTTACACGGACTACACGTTCAGCGTCTGGGACGAGTCGGGCAACCTCGTCCCCTTCGCCAAGGCGTACTCGGGCCTGACCGACGAGGAGATCCGCAGGGTCGACGCCTGGATCCGCAGGCACATGGTCGAGAAGTTCGGCCCGGTCCGGACGGTGACGCCCGAGCTCGTCTTCGAGCTGGCGTTCGAGGGGATCCAGCGGTCGACCCGGCACAAGTCGGGGGTGGCGGTGCGGTTCCCGAGGATCCTCCGCTGGCGGTCGGACAAGACGCCGGAGGAGGCCGACCGCCTGGAGGCGATCCGGGCCATGCTGCCGGGGGGGGCCGGGGGCTGA